A window from Thalassophryne amazonica chromosome 15, fThaAma1.1, whole genome shotgun sequence encodes these proteins:
- the sparcl1 gene encoding SPARC-like protein 1 has product MKICLVFICLFAVTFSLSVKSKHGGKHHASPKNLHPVKEKDIITEEADDAQVIPSIFPFEASSLENKDEEMQQEDNANANKEDRKVMVVEKSDTNTAILLSEEELMDLLKKEQEDEVKLDKGKDEEDEMDNVFETAENIEETTDKDQESKEDAQVMKKEDEEKARKSVGTVMEELEGSTGTENLVDLDYAADSGVLQYLQIRTTTTKPKTDTNLLLSKVSHEEIQEKENLDDNKGEKQNTKTEESDEDMDKKELQEDDKDSEDSHDSEISASREEPKDSQDPDISVETEMWSRLKVNRGEEEKNKNDSGRVTKGKTKKHKKKQRLRKHSPQRDETLLELSPQESDDSSTDSTGNKIKRRRAGKWGPLVGMNPVQIRAAVDLYLSSWPSRFGNVPHPESSADSCDSFHCKRGKTCKLDTDNKPRCVCQEPSECPHSVNGFDHVCGTDNHTYDTSCELFATKCKLEGTKQGHRLHLDYTGSCKLIPACVDNELVQFPLRMRDWLKNVLLQLYDHDSTSTAFLTPKQRFRVKKIYESERRLHAGDHAVKLLVQDFEKNYNMYIYPVHWQFAQLDQHPSDRFLSHSELAPLRVPLVPMEHCTSRFFQECDADKDKQVSFKEWTSCFGIKDEDTDVKLLF; this is encoded by the exons aTGAAGATCTGCTtggtgtttatttgtttgtttgctgtcacattttctctctct GTAAAAAGTAAACATGGTGGAAAACATCATGCATCACCGAAGAATTTACACCCAGTCAAAGAGAAG GACatcatcacagaggaggctgatgATGCCCAGGTCATACCATCTATATTCCCATTTGAAGCCAGCAGCCTGGAAAACAAAGATGAGGAAATGCAGCAAGAGGACAATGCCAACGCCAACAAGGAGGACAGAAAGGTGATGGTGGTGGAAAAGAGTGACACAAACACTGCAATCTTGCTGAGTGAGGAGGAGCTGATGGACCTCCTGAAGAAAGAGCAAGAGGACGAGGTCAAGCTGGATAAAGGCAAGGATGAGGAAGATGAGATGGACAATGTGTTTGAAACGGCGGAAAATATCGAAGAGACGACAGACAAGGATCAAGAGAGCAAGGAAGATGCTCAAGTGATGAAGAAAGAGGATGAGGAAAAGGCAAGAAAATCTGTCGGTACTGTGATGGAGGAGCTGGAGGGCAGCACAGGGACCGAGAACCTGGTTGATCTTGACTACGCTGCCGATAGCGGCGTTTTACAATATCTTCAGATCAGAACCACCACCACAAAGCCAAAAACTGACACAAACCTGCTTCTGTCAAAAGTCTCACATGAGGAAATCCAGGagaaagaaaatctggatgacaataaaggagaaaaacaaaacacaaagacaGAGGAGAGTGATGAGGACATGGATAAGAAGGAGCTTCAAGAAGATGACAAAGACTCTGAAGATTCCCATGATAGCGAAATAAGTGCCAGCAGAGAAGAACCAAAGGACTCCCAAGATCCTGATATAAGTGTAGAGACTGAGATGTGGTCAAGGCTAAAGGTAAAtagaggagaagaggagaaaaacaagaatgacagtgGAAGGGTCACAAAGGggaagacaaagaaacacaagaaGAAGCAGAGATTGAGGAAACACTCTCCTCAAAGGGACGAGACACTTCTGGAACTGAGTCCTCAGGAATCAGATGACAGCAGCACTGACAGCACAGGCAACAAAATTAAGAGAAGAAGAGCTGGAAAATGG GGTCCTTTAGTTGGTATGAACCCAGTGCAGATAAGAGCCGCGGTGGATCTTTACCTCAGCTCCTGGCCCTCTCGTTTTGGCAATGTGCCTCACCCAGAATCCTCTGCTG ACTCTTGTGACAGCTTCCACTGTAAACGTGGAAAGACGTGCAAACTTGATACAGACAATAAACCACGCTGTGTGTGCCAAGAACCGTCAGAATGTCCTCACAGCGTGAATGGCTTCGATCAC GTTTGTGGGACCGACAATCATACGTACGACACTTCCTGTGAATTGTTTGCCACTAAATGTAAACTTGAGGGCACAAAGCAAGGACACAGACTTCACCTGGACTACACCGGCTCGTGCAAAT TGATTCCTGCATGTGTGGACAATGAGCTGGTCCAGTTCCCTCTGAGAATGAGAGACTGGCTGAAAAATGTACTGCTGCAACTCTATGACCACGACTCCACGTCGACCGCCTTCCTCACTCCTAAACAACGTTTTAGA GTGAAGAAAATCTATGAGAGTGAGCGGCGGCTTCATGCCGGTGATCACGCTGTCAAGCTGCTCGTTCAGGATTTTGAGAAGAACTACAACATGTACATCTACCCTGTCCACTGGCAGTTCGCTCAGCTGGACCAGCACCCTTCTGATAG ATTCCTGTCGCACTCAGAGCTGGCCCCGCTGAGGGTTCCTCTCGTGCCGATGGAGCACTGCACCTCTCGCTTCTTCCAGGAGTGTGATGCAGACAAGGACAAACAAGTGTCCTTTAAAGAGTGGACATCCTGTTTTGGTATCAAAGAtg AGGACACGGATGTCAAGCTGCTATTCTGA